In Luteimonas viscosa, the following proteins share a genomic window:
- a CDS encoding C39 family peptidase has protein sequence MVPRLAPVLAALMAIVPACAPGADLALRVPGGGGYSVAVTSLKEARFRSTVRQQYDFSCGSAAVATLLTYQYGMPVTEAEVFRAMYAAGDQGRIRREGFSLLDMRAYLESRGLRADGFVLPLDKLHEQGLPAIVLLNERGYRHFVVVRGLRDGRVLVGDPARGTRAIRRRDFEAMWDSRVLFVVHNRRELASFNATRDWNLAPVAPLQLGIARQGLRDVVMPRRGPGEI, from the coding sequence ATGGTCCCGCGTCTTGCGCCGGTGCTGGCAGCGCTGATGGCGATCGTGCCGGCCTGCGCGCCTGGCGCGGACCTGGCGCTGCGCGTGCCCGGTGGCGGCGGGTACTCGGTCGCCGTGACCAGCCTGAAGGAGGCGCGCTTCCGCTCGACGGTGCGCCAGCAGTACGACTTCAGCTGCGGCTCCGCGGCGGTGGCGACCCTGCTGACCTACCAGTACGGCATGCCTGTCACCGAGGCCGAGGTGTTCCGCGCGATGTACGCCGCCGGCGACCAGGGCAGGATCCGCCGCGAGGGCTTTTCCCTGCTCGACATGCGTGCCTACCTGGAGTCGCGCGGCTTGCGCGCCGACGGGTTCGTCCTGCCGCTCGACAAACTGCACGAACAGGGCCTGCCGGCGATCGTGCTGTTGAACGAGCGCGGCTACCGGCATTTCGTGGTGGTGCGCGGACTGCGCGACGGACGGGTGCTGGTGGGCGATCCGGCCCGGGGTACACGCGCGATCCGGCGCCGCGATTTCGAGGCCATGTGGGACAGCAGGGTGCTGTTCGTGGTCCACAACCGTCGCGAGCTGGCGAGCTTCAACGCCACGCGCGACTGGAACCTTGCGCCGGTGGCTCCGCTGCAGCTCGGCATCGCCCGGCAGGGATTGCGCGATGTGGTGATGCCGCGCCGCGGGCCCGGGGAAATCTGA